From the genome of Parabacteroides sp. FAFU027:
TCCTGAAAAGCATCGGCGATTTTACAGGCTTCCACTTCATCTTCACTGGAAACGGTAACCTTTACAGCTCCCACACCTCCGGGAGCCACGTGCCAGGGTGTTAGAGTCCCCCGTATTTCATCCACCAGATAGACTGCTATACCGGCATCTTCCAGCATACTTTTCAATAACCCGGCCTCCCAGGCTGTCCCGGCGAATACCTCAACCGGATGAATATCATCTTGTTTCATCATATAATCTTTATATCGTACCAGTTAATCTTTTTCGAATAATACATCACTATTGCCAAAATAACAAAGAGCCCGATGCTACCCATCAACAGGGCGTAATCTTCAAGTTGCAGCACGGTGAAGATAAATCCGTACAGGATAATCAGTACACCCATAATCAAAAGGGAAATCTGCTTCATACCAGATATGCTACGGCTGTACAAAGTAATCAAACCAATGGTGGCAACTCCCGAAATACAGTAGGACACATTAAAACTCAAATGTTCGGATATTGACAATAATAAGGTATAGAAAATACAAAGAGCCAATCCAATCAACAGATATTGGAACGGATGAACATTCACCCCGTTGAGCAATTCGACAAAGAAGAGCAATAAAAAGGTCAGGGTGATTAACACAAACGAATACTTGACGGCACGTTCCGCCTTCTGGTAATAGTCAATCGGGATAAGCAGACTTACACCAAAGGCGGAGTCATTTATCTTATAGGAATCGTTTGTCCAGCTTTGCGGATAGTTGCGATTGAGGTGCAGGACTTTCCAGTAAGCTGAAAAACCTTTGGCATTCACCTGGCGACTGTCGGGCAGAAAAGCGCCGTCAAAACTCGGAGTCTTCCATTTCGAAGAAATCTTTACCTGAGTTATCTTCCCGACCGGTACAAACTTCAACGACTGTGAACCTTTCAATTCTATATTGAGATTAAACCGGCTACCATTTCGCAAACTGTCGGCAGACAATCGGACATGCGTGCTGATACCCGATGCAAGAACATCATTTGTACCAACGCCTGAATTGAATCCCTGCATCTGTTTATTCCACCGCAGGGTAATCTGCTCCTCAATTCCCCGCAGGTCAGAAATCCCAAGCGCCAGAAAAGCATCATTGAGCAAAATATTTTCCATCGGAGTCTTTAGCTGTTCCAGATTGATGGAATTAAAAATCCCACTTATTCCAAGTCTGGAATTGTACACAACTACCTGATAAATTCCGCGGTAACGCATCTCGGGAGATAGCGTACCATTTACATATAATGAATCAGGGAGATAGTGGGCGAAGCGAATAATTTTGCGGGTGACTTTGGACTTATCCGTGATCACCTCATAATAAGGGATAGAGAGAATGGGGCCGGCAATCGTCTGTTCATTGCCCCACTTGGAGGAGACTTCACTGATTGCCTCCTGTTGTGTCTGTACCCGCTCTTTAATCAGGTTTTGAATCAATGCGACGGGAATCAAAAAGATCAGAATCATAAAAATCATGACAATGATCTTCAAATAGGTTTTCTTTCCTTCCATGGTATTCTTTTAAAAGTTAATCAATGAACTAAGAACGGAACGAAACAGAGAAATGTTTTTATCTATAAATAAAATGGAAGGAATTTCCTGAAAAAAAAGAAGAGAAGGTATCGAAATCAGTTCGTTTACCATCTCTTCGGTTGTAAGCTTTCTTTGACTTGTGGATTCGGGTAACAGCTTTAAACCCGGTTGAATTCTGGAGTTCCATCTCCCTGTTAGCGCGTTTCATCGCTTTGACGTAGTCGGCCATTGTGACACGTCCGTTCTGTTTCTTCTTCATTGATTAACGGATTAAATATTTCCGCTGCAAAGATAATGCTATTTTGACAGATAAGAATTTAAGAACCAAAGTAATCAGTCAAATGTTTCTAGTTTAAAGTTTAACCAAATCATCCGAGTCATGAAAAAGAATATGGGACTGACAGACCGCGTAATCCGACTGATTGCCGCTGTCGTAATCGTTGTTTTGCAGCAAGCTGCAATCATAGAAGGAACATTAGCTATGGTATTACTGGTCATTGCAGCTGTGTTTGTTTTAACCAGTGTAATCAGTTGGTGTCCGCTGTATGTACCTTTCAAAATCTCTACCTGCAAGAAGTCTGAGAATAAGTCATAACCGGACATTTTATTTTTACTGAAAGCCGGTAAACAATCAAATCATATCAAAATCCGGAAAGCGTTGGGGAATTTCTCCGGCGCTTTTTCTTTATGCTAATCCAGGTATTGAATTTCTTCATCCGGAAAAGCGAAAAGTAACTTTGAATATCGCAATACGTAAAGCCTTTTACCTTTCAGGTATTTCCATTTGCCATATTTAGATTTCTGTCAGCAAGATGAAAAAAGAAAGCTAACAAATTGATAAGACGATTTATCGTAATACAACTCCAACTTTCAAGAATGACAATCCAATTATCATGATATATTAATCAGGTTTGGATATTGTCAAACCTATTTTAAATATACATTAATCCGGTTTCGATATTGCATAACCGATTTTTAAAATACATTAATCCGGTTTGGATATTGATAAACCATTTATGGAGATATATTATTTAGGTTTGGAGATTGACAAACCAATTACGAAGATATATTAATCAATTATCGATATTCATTACTCAGGAATG
Proteins encoded in this window:
- a CDS encoding DUF2007 domain-containing protein; translation: MMKQDDIHPVEVFAGTAWEAGLLKSMLEDAGIAVYLVDEIRGTLTPWHVAPGGVGAVKVTVSSEDEVEACKIADAFQENLQNED
- the creD gene encoding cell envelope integrity protein CreD → MEGKKTYLKIIVMIFMILIFLIPVALIQNLIKERVQTQQEAISEVSSKWGNEQTIAGPILSIPYYEVITDKSKVTRKIIRFAHYLPDSLYVNGTLSPEMRYRGIYQVVVYNSRLGISGIFNSINLEQLKTPMENILLNDAFLALGISDLRGIEEQITLRWNKQMQGFNSGVGTNDVLASGISTHVRLSADSLRNGSRFNLNIELKGSQSLKFVPVGKITQVKISSKWKTPSFDGAFLPDSRQVNAKGFSAYWKVLHLNRNYPQSWTNDSYKINDSAFGVSLLIPIDYYQKAERAVKYSFVLITLTFLLLFFVELLNGVNVHPFQYLLIGLALCIFYTLLLSISEHLSFNVSYCISGVATIGLITLYSRSISGMKQISLLIMGVLIILYGFIFTVLQLEDYALLMGSIGLFVILAIVMYYSKKINWYDIKII
- a CDS encoding DUF2892 domain-containing protein, producing MKKNMGLTDRVIRLIAAVVIVVLQQAAIIEGTLAMVLLVIAAVFVLTSVISWCPLYVPFKISTCKKSENKS